ataccacttctaatgtacttttccccctaATTGGGCCTGCGAAGTCTATTCAACAAACCAGTCGGTGATTATCCCTAATACTGGGACAAGGCATGTCAAAACAGGCGAAGGGAACGAAGACGATGTTACTTGTTTCGAAAAGgagtaaaaaaagagaaagggaaaccTCGTGGTATAAGGAGTAACTGCCAGGTAAAAGTAAAAGGTTCCATAAAAGCTAGACTAAGCAATAAAGTACATTGTATTTTTCCTTCCGCCTCGGGTGTCTGCCATTTGAAACGATTAAAAATCACTGAATAATGATATCCATTAGTTAATACGATAGATAATCACCGACCTTAACTCGGGTATGTGAGTCTTTGAGTCTACTTTGATCTTTAGAGGAAGATCCCCATTTCAAAAGAACCAAGCCTAGCcaacatcaacaatttttggcAAGACCAGTTTTATCCAGGATGATTTTTGCGTTGTCCTCAATAAATGGCAGAAACTTTGACTCTTGACTTGTAGGATGAAAACCCACGGGAGTTACAACCTTGAGACAAAGACCCCTCCaaggaatttttcctaaattgagcAATTATTGTAAAACAagttattcttttatttttggagttacttttttttttttttttacattcacGGATGTTTTTAGACGGGCACTGACTGAGTTCATGAAGGAGGAGATACACAGAGAGACGTCACAAGGAAGATTCAACATGAGACAAAAATCATATAAATTTCTCTAGGAAAACCTAAGTCTCCAATTGTCTTCATCTATATTAATCGCTACGTAATCGTCGCCATTGCTGTTCTCATATGTGTCCACATCCACGACTTAAGCTCTGTGTTTCCTCTGTTTGCACAAGGTGAAGGCATTTTCGAAATTATGAAAGCTCAGCGAGGATAGAATTAGAATGAAAAATATggagaaaagtacacttttagtatcaaaagttatgtacggagatcactttggtaccaaaagtttcaatcggatcactttaatgccaagtCGTAGAcaaaaaggatcactttggtgcctctAGCGaaatttttcagccaaaattgccacgtgttattaataattaattttttaatataaaataacaattaaaaataataataagtcaaCGCGGGctgccacgtggacttttacacttcaaaataaatcaaattcaaatttaaaaattaactaattttaataagtttaaaatataacaaaaaaaacctttaaaaaaaagagaggacaaACCAAATCGGGTGGCGGGGGCTCGCCAATGCCGTCCCTACCATCGCCGGCAATGATTGGCAATGGAGGGGCACGGCCGGTGGGGGTCGTCGAGCCCCGGCtaggggccggcgacccccgtcTCGCGTAGGCGAGGGTCCGCGGGCCTTTGCCCAAATTTGGGTGAGGGTCGGCCGCCGGTGCTAGTGGCGGCACTAGGCCGGACCTTGGCAAGCGCCGACGACCTCGTCGGATCCGGGTAAGGGCTGGGACCCTCTCCccgatttgggtgagggctcGCTGGCCTCGCTTCTTgtcggcgggggtcgccggcccccgGCTTGGTCTTGATGACCCTAGCTGGCCATACCCCACCCTCGCTGGCCATTACCGGCGACGGTGagacgacggcgacggcgagggcttgcaaccCTTGAGCTTCtctgcaacttctttttttttttttttttgagttttttactttattttgttaattttttaatcaaaattttaagtttattttaaataaaatttgtatttttgattttttttccaaattttagatttatttatttttgtaaactaattatttttattttaaataattttttttaaatttttccttttttaattgctgattgGATTTCACCGGAGCCACGTCAGCatgaaatattagtaaaataataccACATTAGATTTTTGACAGATCAAATTggacttggcactaaaatgatttttttttcaaaaatttggcacttaaataattcgaatgaaaaatttgacactaaagtgattttcgtacataacttttggtactaaaagtgtacttttcccaaaaatatgTATTAGCattacgaaaatattaaaagCCCACAGATAGTTTGAACCTGCCTCGGTCTACTTTAGATGACTTtgaaattacaataaattttctcaaagatttcccaaaaaaaaaattgccaaagcCAGGCATCAAGAGAGTAAAGAAGGACAACAAAGTTAGTGGGAATTTTGACCAACTTCACTTTCTTGCTTTACTTTTGTCGGCCATTTAGCCTAAAGATTTTTCCCATTGCCTTTTGATCTTTAGAGGAGCAAGTATAGGGTGAGTGTTACACATACCAAGCTGCATCAGGACGGCCATTTAGCcagagatcttttttttttttttttgctgttaaTCATCATATGAATAAGTTTGCTAAGCTAATGCCAAGTGTGCGCTTAAATAGATGACTTAAAATAAGCTCAAAAGTACCATTCCCATCAAAATATCGCTTATGACCGAAAAAATAGTACAATTATTACcttaaagtttcaattttctcatAATAATTGTCTAATAATCCCAGTCATCGGAAGTGGGCAGGCACATAAATCATATGATTGAGTAATAGCTTGAGaggattaaaagggaaaaaaggaaggaaatgaccaacttcttcattttttcgGAGAGTGGGAAGGGAATATAATCAATTCCGCTGGAGATCATATAATCTCACTAGTGAATGATGGCCTCTTTGAACGGGGGAAACGAAACTGCTCGTTCTGTGCAAAATTGGGACCAGTTTATTACCCCTCGGGACTTacatcctttcaatttttatgcaaaggaTGAATGAGTGATAGTCattgtttttcgattgaaaaaAACATGGTGACTCAAATATTGATTTTCCCTCCAACTCCTTAATTTTCGTTTGTGTTTTCCTTACTTTTATTACCTTTAAGTCAATTGCAGTTCATACTAACGAAAGTACTAAAATCATGTGGCAGTCCAGTGAtacctatttctttttcttaattttattacTTTTAATTCGATTGCAATTCATAATAACCAAAATACTAAAATCATGTGGTAGTCCAGTTATACCTAATATGAGTAAtataaattacaatccaccaaaaatagaAGAGATGAGGCCAGCGagactagatttttttttttttatagtagcTAAAAATCAGCTCCAAAATCAATGTTGTTCCGGGATGGGTCTTCACTTTGAACTAGGAATTGGCCCTATTCCAATTGGTTCCCGAAGTGGTTTGAATAGGAATCTCACTTGGAACTGGGAATTGGCTCGGTTCCAATCGGTTCTCGACCTGGTTTGAACGGGAATGGCTCCCGGACGTAATATTTGGTGGTTCGGTTTAGCTTTCGGGTAAATCCGATTCGGTTGCACACCCTCAAGGTGCGTTGGGCTTTTAAGCCCCCCACTGATGGGAACGGAAATATGGACCTTCTCAAGCAGATTCAATGGGAGCATCTCGTGGTTTGGGTTACGCTTTTCCTTACTTTTCCATTTGTGTAGATTGGAGTCCACCGGATGTTTTGATCGGGCACTCCTTTATCGCATTTATGTAGATTTGAGTCCACCGGCATCGGGTCTATCATGATCGTCAATCATACGGGCGAGCATGCGTAGGGATCAACAGCCACGATATGTTCGGATGCGAGCAAGACTTATCCATAGGCAAGAAAATTCTTTAGTTGGCCAGGACCAACGCAAGCCGTGTCCTAGATCGTCAATTGTGGAATTTAAGCCACTCCAATTTGTATCAGTCGTCACCCATAAATGTCCCAGGACTTTTCTATTTTGGTGAACCCCACTTAACTAAAAGGGAAAGAGGCTCGTGCGACTTTCCCTAGCATTTTCACAAGCACCTGTCTCCCACCAAAAGGACGAGGAACAGCACGCTGATGTCGGTCGACGCAGAGTAATAATTCTATAGTGTAAAGTAATTTCGGCACAAGGAATGATCGTATACTGTAACGGATTTCTCTTATTGGAACATCTAACTAAATCATtcgtgaagaaaagaaaaaagattgcttctttaggttccgtttgtttcacaaaaaataagtaatttgaaaaatatttttcaaaaaattttatttattcattttttaagggacataagtaattattttttagaaaatatttttcaaattgctcattttctgtgaaataaatggagccttagttTCTTAGAGGAGGGATGCTTCTTTACATTTCCATGCAATTAAGTTATTAGATTTCCGAAGTAatgtaaaattggaaaaaaaaaaagagcgagtATTTCAGATTATTTCAATATATGTTGAGAAGaataacgaaaagaaaaaggaagaaaaggacaaaattctTCCAACTTTATCAAAAGAGGAGTCGGAAGGGAACACAATCAATTGTGACTTCATGAAAGGTCGTCGGGGGCTCCACTGGAGATCCTAAAATCTCACTGCATTACGATGAAATGACTCCCTCTATGCCAAAGGGGGATCGATTTTTCATTCCTCAATTCACAGGACCGGTGAATTAAAGAATACTAGCATTCCTTACgcaatttctttgaaagaacGTGTTGACGTTGACGTTGACGTTGACGATGACGTTCACGTTGACGCGGCCACATTCTCCATTGAAAACATCGGGTCAGTCTTTAGTAGTGGCGAAGGCCTAACAAAGGATCACATACCATCTTCAGGCGCACCccagacacacacacacacacagggagagagagatccgTTAAGCAGAACAAATTTATGCTATGGCGAGCTCAGATGCAAGTACGTCGTCCGGAAGTGAGTACCAAGTGTTCCTAAGCTTTAGAGGACCCGACACTCGCGTCGGATTCACCGACTTCCTCTTCCATAGCTTGATCGACGCTGGAATATGCGTCTTTCGAGACGATGAAGAGCTCCGTGTCGGTGAAAGGATCGATGGATCGCTTCAGCGAGCGATCGAAAACTCCAAAATCTACATACCAGTCTTCTCTCAAAAATATGCTTCGAGCCAATGGTGCCTCCGTGAGCTCGTGCAAATCATGGAAAATACTTCCAAATCGGAAGGTAAAAAAGAGATCCTACCCATTTTCTTCGATGTGGAACCTGACGATGTTAAGCTGAAAACCCCTTTGTATCGCGAAACCATACTCAATTTGGAACgcgagaagaagttgagcaaTGAGCAAGTAGATGCATGGAGAGAGGCTCTCATGGAGGTTGATGCGATAAAAGGGTGGGAAGTGAAGAAGTACAAAGGGTAAGCTAATTACTTTCCAGATTGtttcctcatttttccttttaacacTGGATCATAGATATAAAGAATTCCAGTATGGTATAATAGCTATGCTACTATAGTATTACCAAACTGAAAAAAACTATGCTACATTAGtagaaaaaaatgggaaactgCTTAGCAAGGTCATCCTGTGTGGTGGGTGAATGATGATATAATGGCTAGGTAGCTAAAATCGTATTAGATTGTGGACAGTGGGAGGAAAAAGAATGGGATAATGAAATGACATGTGCATTCCCATCTAATTATTTAATCTTGCAATACGTTAAACATTTCTCCTCTTGAATACACCATCTCCAACTTATGTAATTGTCGGTCTAGCATAAATCCTGAAATATCAATTCCAACTGCATAAGTACTTATACATCTATTTTTCGCAAACGTTATCAATGTTATTCCAAGACTGCTAATCTCATGTTGGAATCAAGTCATACTCCGGGTTATGACATGGTGCACCCATTGTTAAATTGCATAAAAGTATGTTTGGTGTGACGTTAATGTCCAATATGCACTTTTGGATGATCACTTCCAGATTAAAGGTCCCATTAGTTGTCCGAATATTTTGTAGCTTATCTGGTGCTTGAATaacatcatttttttccctcgtTAAAATGGTTTTCCATTGTGGCAGCTACGGTGACGTGATTAAATTGATCGTTGAGGAGGTCGTGCAAAAGCTGAAGACAAAACATAGATGCGTGACTGAACATttagttggaattgatgatcgAGTTGCAGCACTAACCGAATTGTTAGACGTCGGCTCTGACGGTGTGCGGCTCATTGGAATTCATGGCATGGGGGGTATTGGTAAAACAACTCTAGCCAAAGTCGTATTTAACCAACTCTCTTCTAATTTTGGAAAGTATTGTTGTTTCATGGAAGATGTTCGAGCGAAGTCATTGAGAACCGATGGCTTAATTGAGttacaaaaaaagttattatccCAAATCGGTCATCCTACGGAAACAAGAAGCATTGACGAAATTGATTATGGAACAAAGAGGATTGAAGACGTACTTAGCAACAAAAAAGTCCTCATTGTACTGGATGATGTTGCTAATTGTGAGCAAGTAGAGAAATTAGTTGGAAGGAGTACTTTGTATTCAGGATCTAGAATATTGATTACAACAAGAAATAAAGACGTTCTGCGAATCAGTAGACCAAACTACCAAATCTTGGAATATGAAATGGAGGTGATGAGTAGTGATCATGCGCTGGAGCTTTTCAATAGTCATGCATTTAACAGAGATTCCCCGTCAGATGATTACAAGAATCTTTCACGGAAAATCGTAGCTGCTACTGGGAGACTTCCGTTGGCCCTTGAAGTAATTGGTTCATTCCTCTTTGACAAAAGGCAACAAATATGGAGAGAGACACTAGAGCAGTTAAGCAAAACACCTCCCGATGATGTTTTTGAGAAGTTGAAGATTAGCTATGATGCATTGAGTTatgagcaacaacaaattttcctcgatattgcatgCTTTTTCATTCGTCAGCATACTATGCATGCAATttacatgtggaaagattgtgattTTTTCCCAGATATTGGAGTTGATGTCCTTATTAGCATGTCATTGGTAAAGATTGTGGAAAATAAGTTTTGGATGCACGACCAACTTAGAGATCTTGGAAGAGAAATAGTTCGTCGTGAAAAACCAGGAAATCCTGGAGAGTGGAGTAGGATATGGACTGATGATGACGTCTTCAAAGCAATGAGAACAAAGGAGGTAATATACCTCAGGAGAAAACCAAGAGTTTCACTTACTGGAAAATCCTCTATGCTGTACTAGGCtactattttctcttttttctttttcttattgttaCAATTTTCCTCTAAAACAAAATACTGAATATCCCTCATTTGTTGCTCTCATTTGCAGATGAAGAACAACGTCCAAGCACTGAATCTCGACTTACACAGAAGTGATCATAAGACTATCACAAGTGAAGAGATGGGAAGGTTTCAACATCTACGGTACCTCGGATTGAATAGGGGAACCTTCAGTGGTAACTTGGCGAAGAGCTTTACCAATTTAAGCTGGATTTTTTGGAGTGCTCCTCCTCGTCGGTTGTTTTTCAAGCCAACCAATATGCGCTTAAATAATGTGGgggttcttgaattttcagaCAATGCCTTCATAGATAATTCGAAACTACAGAGTTTAATCAAGGTGAGTAACTTGGttcttactattttattttctttgaatgtAATATCTGACTGTTCATCCATTGAATATTGTATTTATTTTGACAGAtggcaaaaaaattgaaagttctttctcttaAAGGATGTCATGGCATAAATAGAATGCCGGACTTCTCC
The sequence above is drawn from the Rhodamnia argentea isolate NSW1041297 chromosome 9, ASM2092103v1, whole genome shotgun sequence genome and encodes:
- the LOC125316555 gene encoding disease resistance protein L6-like, with the translated sequence MASSDASTSSGSEYQVFLSFRGPDTRVGFTDFLFHSLIDAGICVFRDDEELRVGERIDGSLQRAIENSKIYIPVFSQKYASSQWCLRELVQIMENTSKSEGKKEILPIFFDVEPDDVKLKTPLYRETILNLEREKKLSNEQVDAWREALMEVDAIKGWEVKKYKG